A DNA window from Streptomyces sp. CA-278952 contains the following coding sequences:
- a CDS encoding MFS transporter → MLIVSQILGGLGVAVGIALAPILAAEVSGSEALSGLAPTASVVGTALLSLPLAALMNARGRRSGLALAYLIGALGGGLVVLATTLASFPLLLLGMAAFGAGSLAGLQARFAAADLVGPERRGRAISVVVWATTIGSVVGPNISAPASRLFRGTPVPESAGPYLCSAVVFLLAGAVVALALRPDPLLTARALAPEGPTGPPKRSLRAGIEAVRESPMARLALLTVTVSHTAMVSIMVMTPVDLGRHGAGLQLIGLVISGHIAGMYAFSPVMGWLADRFGRPAVIGLAVGLLSCAALLAGTAGPRHGQTAAGLFLLGLGWSAGMIAGSALLTDAVPQSAQAAVQGLSDLTMNAAAAVGGAAAGVIVAQWGYGPLNAIGAALLLPVAALALRRSLRRPGAVSG, encoded by the coding sequence GTGCTCATCGTCAGCCAGATACTCGGCGGCCTCGGCGTGGCCGTCGGCATCGCCCTGGCCCCGATACTGGCCGCCGAGGTGAGCGGTTCGGAGGCGCTGTCCGGACTGGCGCCGACCGCGTCCGTCGTCGGCACGGCGCTGCTGTCGCTGCCGCTGGCCGCCCTGATGAACGCCCGGGGCCGCAGGTCCGGCCTGGCGCTCGCCTATCTGATCGGTGCGCTGGGCGGCGGCCTGGTGGTCCTCGCCACGACGCTGGCCAGCTTCCCGCTGCTGCTGCTCGGCATGGCCGCGTTCGGCGCGGGATCCCTGGCCGGTCTCCAGGCCCGGTTCGCGGCGGCCGACCTGGTGGGGCCGGAGCGGCGGGGGCGGGCGATCTCCGTCGTCGTCTGGGCCACCACGATCGGCTCGGTCGTGGGCCCCAACATCTCGGCCCCGGCGAGCCGGCTGTTCCGCGGTACGCCGGTGCCCGAGTCCGCCGGGCCGTATCTGTGCTCGGCCGTCGTGTTCCTGCTGGCCGGAGCGGTCGTGGCGCTGGCGCTGCGCCCCGATCCGCTCCTCACCGCCCGTGCCCTGGCTCCGGAGGGCCCGACGGGGCCGCCGAAGCGCTCGCTGCGCGCCGGGATCGAGGCCGTCCGGGAGTCGCCGATGGCGCGGCTCGCCCTGCTGACGGTCACCGTGTCGCACACCGCCATGGTGTCGATCATGGTCATGACCCCGGTCGATCTGGGCCGGCACGGCGCCGGTCTCCAGCTGATCGGGCTCGTGATCAGCGGGCACATCGCGGGCATGTACGCGTTCTCCCCGGTGATGGGGTGGCTGGCCGACCGGTTCGGCCGGCCGGCCGTGATCGGCCTGGCCGTCGGACTGCTGAGCTGCGCCGCGCTGCTGGCGGGCACGGCCGGGCCCCGGCACGGGCAGACCGCCGCGGGCCTGTTCCTGCTGGGCCTCGGCTGGTCGGCGGGGATGATCGCCGGTTCGGCGCTGCTCACCGACGCCGTGCCGCAGTCGGCCCAGGCCGCGGTGCAGGGGCTGTCGGACCTGACCATGAACGCCGCGGCGGCGGTGGGCGGGGCGGCGGCCGGGGTGATCGTCGCCCAGTGGGGATACGGCCCCCTCAACGCGATCGGCGCCGCGCTGCTGCTGCCGGTCGCCGCGCTCGCCCTGCGCCGGAGTCTGCGGCGGCCGGGAGCGGTCAGCGGCTGA
- a CDS encoding VWA domain-containing protein, with translation MFLAAYKAGLRLRERTEMAPSRLVNHQIVTALVESPDFTALRRETVGDPYAAAMAVLAQSGALRRMLERAQDAQGRAERAAKALQDADSAATAVAEALQRAAEEADEDGGVPASTADAVHRAIEAAEATGTAARVAARAAEQGAAAVPGLRTAAHHAAAKAAEAAREEAVLMRAWGVGPGELERMPYARRARLAERLRAGRLARWAELIGRFRQMADGERARKVESTAGELVGVTLGDDLSRLIPSELANLGLPELRAVFAARYAAGELMLYDSRGEQPTGRGAVIACVDTSHSMYAAGPGGVTREAWSKACALALLDQARHAGRDFVGILFSAEDRIQVFRFPAGRPAGIERVLDFAETFLGGGTSYQTPLTAARELLEEEFDDAATTRGDIVMITDDECGVTEEWMRGWNDARRVLGFRVFGLAVGAPGAAEAGSVLDALCDNLRSIEDLTDVHAAADLFRLI, from the coding sequence GTGTTCCTGGCCGCCTACAAGGCCGGCCTCCGACTGCGCGAGCGGACGGAGATGGCACCCTCGCGGCTGGTCAACCACCAGATCGTCACCGCACTGGTGGAGTCACCGGACTTCACCGCACTGCGCCGGGAAACCGTCGGCGACCCCTACGCCGCCGCCATGGCCGTCCTCGCCCAGTCCGGCGCCCTGCGCAGGATGCTGGAGCGCGCCCAGGACGCCCAGGGGCGGGCCGAGCGGGCGGCGAAGGCCCTCCAGGACGCCGACAGCGCTGCGACCGCCGTGGCCGAGGCGCTCCAGCGCGCCGCCGAAGAGGCCGATGAGGACGGCGGCGTACCGGCCTCGACCGCCGACGCCGTCCATCGGGCGATCGAGGCCGCCGAGGCGACCGGAACCGCCGCGCGAGTGGCCGCCCGGGCTGCCGAGCAGGGCGCCGCCGCCGTCCCCGGCCTCCGCACCGCCGCGCACCACGCGGCGGCGAAGGCCGCCGAGGCCGCCCGGGAGGAGGCCGTGCTGATGCGGGCCTGGGGTGTGGGCCCCGGCGAGCTGGAGCGGATGCCGTACGCGCGCCGCGCCCGGCTCGCCGAGAGGCTGCGCGCCGGTCGTCTCGCCCGATGGGCCGAACTGATCGGCCGCTTCCGGCAGATGGCCGACGGCGAGCGGGCCCGCAAGGTGGAGAGCACCGCCGGTGAGTTGGTCGGCGTCACGCTCGGCGACGACCTCTCCCGCCTGATCCCCTCCGAGCTGGCCAACCTCGGGCTGCCCGAACTGCGTGCCGTCTTCGCCGCGCGGTACGCCGCCGGGGAGCTGATGCTCTACGACAGCCGGGGCGAGCAGCCGACGGGGCGGGGCGCCGTCATCGCGTGCGTGGACACCTCCCACTCGATGTACGCGGCGGGGCCCGGAGGAGTCACGCGGGAGGCGTGGTCCAAGGCGTGCGCCCTGGCGCTGCTGGACCAGGCCCGCCATGCCGGGCGCGACTTCGTCGGCATCCTGTTCTCCGCCGAGGACAGGATCCAGGTCTTCCGCTTCCCGGCCGGCCGGCCCGCCGGCATCGAGCGGGTGCTCGACTTCGCGGAGACCTTCCTCGGCGGCGGCACCAGCTACCAGACGCCCCTGACCGCGGCCCGCGAACTGCTGGAGGAGGAGTTCGACGACGCCGCCACCACGCGCGGGGACATCGTGATGATCACCGACGACGAATGCGGCGTCACCGAGGAGTGGATGCGAGGCTGGAACGATGCCAGGCGGGTGCTGGGCTTCCGCGTCTTCGGCCTCGCCGTCGGCGCCCCCGGCGCCGCCGAGGCCGGTTCGGTCCTGGACGCGCTGTGCGACAACCTCCGCTCCATCGAGGACCTCACCGACGTCCACGCCGCCGCGGATCTCTTCCGCCTCATCTGA
- a CDS encoding pseudouridine-5'-phosphate glycosidase gives MPQNPPDQRPAPRENPGTNTYEPVLSAEVRAALDAGLPVVALESTIIAHGLPRPRNLSVARELEGLVRSAGAVPATVAVLDGRAHVGLGEDQLERIAEDPAVRKLGHRDLAPALAAGASGATTVSATAFLAARAGLGVFATGGLGGVHREWAENQDESADLRLLARTGITVVCAGVKSILDVPATLQRLETLGVSIVGYGTGHFPGFYLSSSGEPVDWTVHSPEEVVEVIRAKEALGGPPAALIVANPVAETDQLDPALHDRVLAEALDACRGRGVSGQGVTPFLLDQLMRRTGGASLEANLAAVRGNVTLAARIAVAAADAR, from the coding sequence ATGCCTCAGAACCCACCGGACCAGCGTCCCGCTCCGCGCGAGAACCCTGGGACGAACACCTACGAACCCGTGCTCTCGGCGGAGGTGCGGGCCGCTCTGGACGCCGGTCTGCCCGTCGTGGCACTGGAGTCGACGATCATCGCGCACGGGCTGCCGCGCCCCCGCAATCTGTCCGTGGCTCGGGAGCTGGAGGGGCTCGTCCGGTCCGCCGGCGCCGTCCCGGCCACCGTCGCCGTCCTGGACGGGCGGGCCCATGTCGGGCTGGGAGAGGACCAGTTGGAGCGGATCGCCGAGGATCCGGCGGTACGCAAGCTGGGGCACCGTGATCTCGCACCGGCGCTCGCCGCCGGGGCGAGCGGGGCGACGACGGTGTCCGCGACGGCGTTCCTGGCAGCGCGGGCGGGCCTCGGCGTCTTCGCGACGGGCGGTCTCGGCGGCGTACACCGGGAGTGGGCCGAGAACCAGGACGAGTCGGCCGATCTGCGGCTGCTCGCCCGCACCGGGATCACCGTGGTCTGCGCGGGGGTCAAGTCGATCCTCGACGTCCCGGCGACCCTCCAGCGGCTGGAGACCCTCGGCGTCTCCATCGTCGGCTACGGCACCGGGCACTTCCCCGGCTTCTACCTGAGCAGCTCCGGCGAACCCGTCGACTGGACGGTGCACAGCCCCGAGGAGGTGGTGGAGGTGATCCGGGCGAAGGAGGCGCTGGGCGGCCCGCCGGCCGCGCTGATCGTCGCCAACCCCGTAGCGGAAACGGACCAGTTGGATCCGGCACTGCACGACCGGGTGCTGGCGGAGGCGCTGGACGCGTGCCGGGGGCGGGGCGTCTCGGGGCAGGGCGTGACCCCGTTCCTGCTGGACCAGTTGATGCGGCGGACCGGGGGCGCGTCGCTGGAGGCGAACCTGGCGGCCGTCCGCGGAAACGTGACGCTCGCGGCGCGGATCGCCGTGGCGGCGGCGGACGCCCGGTGA
- a CDS encoding DUF7873 family protein, with translation MAKLNQIIAVEKGVKSKAHQDLTAAHHGLQKTGLLAGISRTYQPKDEEGEQLPPESTLVQVKAEDVLRDTAVTLTRLFDVTATKDWANCSARADVSVDGRVLVSEVPVSYLLFLEKQLTDLNTFVRKLPVLDAAEAWVQDPSTDSWKTEPVRTVRTKKVPRNHVKAEATEKHPAQVEVYYEDIPIGYWTTVKFSGALPARRVNELLDRIEKLQQAVKFAREEANGADVTDQRVGDAVFGYLFG, from the coding sequence GTGGCGAAACTCAATCAGATCATCGCAGTGGAGAAGGGCGTCAAGTCCAAGGCACACCAGGACCTGACGGCGGCTCATCACGGCCTCCAGAAGACCGGACTGCTGGCCGGGATCTCCCGGACCTACCAGCCCAAGGACGAGGAGGGCGAACAGCTTCCGCCCGAGTCGACGCTCGTCCAGGTCAAGGCCGAGGACGTGCTGCGGGACACCGCGGTCACCCTGACCCGGCTCTTCGATGTGACCGCCACGAAGGACTGGGCGAACTGCTCGGCCAGGGCCGATGTGTCGGTCGACGGCCGGGTGCTGGTGAGCGAGGTGCCGGTGTCGTATCTGCTCTTCCTGGAGAAGCAGCTGACCGACCTCAACACCTTCGTCCGCAAGCTGCCCGTGCTGGACGCCGCCGAGGCCTGGGTGCAGGACCCCTCGACGGACTCCTGGAAGACCGAGCCGGTCCGCACGGTCCGCACGAAGAAGGTGCCCCGCAACCACGTGAAGGCGGAGGCCACCGAGAAGCACCCGGCGCAGGTCGAGGTGTACTACGAGGACATTCCGATCGGGTACTGGACGACGGTCAAGTTCTCCGGGGCGCTTCCGGCGCGACGCGTCAACGAACTGCTGGACCGGATCGAGAAGCTCCAGCAGGCCGTGAAGTTCGCCCGCGAGGAGGCCAACGGCGCAGACGTCACCGACCAGCGGGTGGGTGATGCGGTATTCGGTTACCTCTTCGGGTGA
- a CDS encoding carbohydrate kinase family protein, translating to MNRPAAGDGLLVVGDVVTDVVARYGSALAHGTDTAARIRTLPGGAGANVACWAVRSGCTDVRLLARAGAESADWHRKELERAGVRAFLAVDDAFPTATVIALVDAAAERTFLTDGGAVLRLTVEDFAPTMLDGVGRLHLSGYLLFAAVSRAAALLALRTAVERGVPVSVDPASAGFLGELGPERFLEFAEGAELLLPNADEARLLTGLPGPEAAAAELSRWFPRVVVTLGARGAVVAAGGEVVGRVPAPPVREPVDSTGAGDAFTGGFLAALLAGADDLAAAAEGCRAGAAAVATVGGRPPVP from the coding sequence GTGAACCGTCCGGCGGCGGGCGACGGGCTGCTGGTGGTGGGGGACGTGGTCACGGACGTGGTGGCGCGGTACGGATCGGCGCTCGCCCACGGTACGGACACGGCGGCCCGGATCCGTACGCTGCCAGGCGGCGCGGGGGCCAACGTCGCCTGCTGGGCGGTGCGTTCGGGGTGCACGGACGTGCGGCTGCTGGCCAGGGCGGGGGCGGAGTCGGCCGACTGGCACCGAAAGGAGCTGGAGCGGGCGGGGGTGCGGGCGTTCCTGGCGGTGGACGACGCGTTCCCGACGGCGACCGTCATCGCCCTGGTGGACGCGGCGGCGGAGCGCACGTTCCTGACCGACGGCGGGGCGGTGCTGCGGCTCACCGTCGAGGACTTCGCGCCCACGATGCTCGACGGTGTCGGGCGGCTGCATCTCTCCGGCTACCTCCTGTTCGCCGCGGTGAGCCGGGCCGCCGCCCTCCTCGCCCTGCGCACCGCCGTGGAGCGGGGCGTTCCGGTGAGCGTGGACCCGGCGTCGGCCGGGTTCCTCGGCGAGCTGGGGCCCGAGCGGTTCCTGGAGTTCGCGGAGGGTGCGGAGCTGTTGCTGCCGAACGCGGACGAAGCCCGCCTGCTCACCGGGCTGCCCGGACCGGAGGCCGCGGCGGCCGAGTTGAGCCGGTGGTTCCCGCGCGTCGTCGTCACCCTGGGCGCGCGGGGAGCCGTGGTGGCCGCCGGGGGCGAGGTCGTCGGCCGCGTCCCCGCTCCGCCGGTGCGCGAGCCGGTCGACTCGACGGGGGCGGGCGACGCGTTCACCGGCGGCTTCCTCGCGGCGCTGCTGGCCGGGGCCGACGACCTGGCCGCTGCGGCCGAGGGCTGCCGGGCGGGGGCGGCGGCCGTGGCCACGGTGGGCGGCCGGCCGCCGGTCCCGTGA
- a CDS encoding SWIM zinc finger family protein, with translation MSPRPTTGPAARRSAPRARPGPDDLRRTFEAVPARTSAEGEPFAGSWWGRAWVDAVESLSMDEARLARGRAYADDGKVAAITVTPGRVVAYVHGSRARPYRAELRLRTFTDPGWETLLDAVAAHPGHLSALLAKEMPHSLAHTAEEAGVRLLPAADDLDPSCTCPDHGRPCKHVAALCFQTALLLDSDPFVLLLMRGRGERELLDELGRRNAEHSARERPAAPAVPSVGAREAFAARFLPPLPAPLPVPPHPGQPPSYPDLPGARDPLGLDHLATDAAARAHALLTTGRDPLAGLTPWQDAVRLAAARPTAGLTATTRALYRELAYATGRTTTDLARAVAAWRQGGAEGLAVLETPWDPPAGPFDRARPALAAADFPRFAPWRNHLTHPDGSLQLRFGHDHRWYGYESDPGADDWWPRAAPDPDPVAALEALLAGDSVPDASGTDDPSYVR, from the coding sequence ATGAGCCCGCGCCCGACCACCGGCCCGGCCGCCCGGAGATCGGCCCCCCGCGCCCGGCCCGGCCCGGACGATCTGCGGCGCACCTTCGAGGCGGTGCCCGCCCGCACCTCCGCCGAGGGCGAGCCCTTCGCGGGCAGTTGGTGGGGCCGGGCCTGGGTGGACGCTGTGGAATCGCTGTCGATGGACGAGGCCCGCCTCGCCCGCGGCCGTGCGTACGCCGACGACGGCAAGGTCGCCGCGATCACCGTCACCCCCGGGCGGGTCGTCGCCTATGTGCACGGCAGCCGGGCCCGCCCCTACCGCGCCGAACTGCGGCTGCGCACCTTCACCGACCCCGGCTGGGAGACCCTGCTCGACGCGGTCGCCGCCCACCCGGGCCATCTGTCCGCGCTGCTGGCCAAGGAGATGCCGCACTCCCTGGCGCACACCGCCGAGGAGGCCGGTGTCCGGCTGCTGCCCGCCGCCGACGACCTCGACCCCAGCTGCACCTGCCCCGACCACGGGCGGCCCTGCAAGCACGTCGCCGCCCTCTGCTTCCAGACGGCCCTGCTGCTCGACAGCGACCCGTTCGTCCTGCTGCTGATGCGGGGCCGGGGCGAGCGCGAGCTGCTGGACGAGCTGGGCCGGCGCAACGCCGAACACTCCGCCCGTGAGCGCCCCGCCGCTCCCGCCGTCCCGTCGGTCGGGGCCCGGGAGGCCTTCGCCGCCCGCTTCCTGCCGCCGCTCCCGGCGCCCCTGCCCGTACCGCCGCATCCCGGCCAGCCACCGTCGTATCCGGATCTGCCCGGCGCCCGCGACCCGTTGGGCCTGGACCACCTCGCCACCGACGCCGCCGCCCGCGCCCACGCCCTGCTGACCACGGGCCGTGATCCGCTGGCCGGGCTCACCCCGTGGCAGGATGCGGTCCGCCTCGCCGCCGCCCGGCCGACCGCCGGGCTCACCGCCACCACCCGCGCGCTCTACCGGGAGCTGGCCTACGCCACCGGCCGCACCACCACCGACCTGGCCCGCGCCGTCGCCGCCTGGCGGCAGGGCGGTGCCGAGGGCCTCGCGGTCCTGGAGACGCCCTGGGACCCGCCGGCCGGCCCTTTCGACCGGGCCAGGCCCGCGCTCGCCGCCGCCGACTTCCCGCGCTTCGCACCCTGGCGCAACCACCTCACCCACCCCGACGGTTCGCTCCAGCTCCGCTTCGGCCACGACCACCGGTGGTACGGCTACGAATCCGATCCCGGCGCCGACGACTGGTGGCCGCGCGCCGCCCCGGACCCCGACCCGGTGGCCGCCCTGGAGGCCCTGCTGGCCGGCGACTCCGTCCCCGACGCCTCCGGGACCGACGACCCGTCGTACGTACGGTAA
- a CDS encoding pyridoxal phosphate-dependent aminotransferase, which produces MEFRQSSKLNEVCYEIRGPVIEHANALEEAGHSVLRLNTGNPALFGFEAPEEIVQDMIRMLPQAHGYTDSRGILSARRAVVQRYQAMGLTEVGVDDVFLGNGVSELISMAVQALLEDGDEVLIPAPDFPLWTAVTTLAGGKAVHYVCDEESDWNPDLADMAAKITDRTRAVVIINPNNPTGAVYPREILEGILDLARRHGLMVFADEIYDQILYDGAEHHSAAVLAPDLVCLTFSGLSKTYRVAGFRSGWMVVSGPRQHARNYLEGLTMLASMRLCPNAPAQYAIQAALGGRQSIRELVAPGGRLHEQRDRAWERLNEIPGVSCVKPKGALYAFPRIDPKVHRIVDDEKFVLDLLLREKIQVVQGTGFSWPRPDHFRILTLPYADDLDAAISRIGRFLSGYRQ; this is translated from the coding sequence ATGGAGTTCCGGCAGTCCAGCAAGCTCAACGAGGTCTGCTACGAGATCCGGGGCCCGGTCATCGAGCACGCCAACGCCCTGGAGGAGGCGGGCCACAGCGTGCTCCGGCTCAACACGGGCAATCCCGCGCTCTTCGGTTTCGAGGCCCCCGAGGAGATCGTCCAGGACATGATCCGGATGCTGCCGCAGGCGCACGGATACACCGATTCGCGCGGCATCCTCTCGGCCCGGCGGGCGGTGGTCCAGCGCTACCAGGCCATGGGGCTGACCGAGGTCGGCGTGGACGACGTGTTCCTCGGCAACGGGGTCTCCGAACTGATCTCCATGGCGGTGCAGGCGCTGCTGGAGGACGGCGACGAGGTGCTGATCCCGGCCCCGGACTTCCCCCTGTGGACGGCGGTGACCACGCTCGCGGGCGGCAAGGCCGTGCACTACGTCTGCGACGAGGAGTCCGACTGGAATCCGGATCTCGCCGACATGGCCGCGAAGATCACCGACCGGACCAGGGCCGTCGTGATCATCAACCCGAACAACCCCACCGGCGCGGTCTATCCGCGCGAGATCCTCGAAGGCATCCTCGATCTGGCCAGGCGGCACGGGCTGATGGTGTTCGCCGACGAGATCTACGACCAGATCCTGTACGACGGGGCCGAGCACCACAGCGCGGCGGTCCTCGCCCCCGACCTGGTCTGCCTCACCTTCAGCGGTCTGTCGAAGACGTACCGGGTGGCCGGCTTCCGGTCCGGCTGGATGGTGGTGTCCGGTCCCCGGCAGCACGCCCGCAACTACCTGGAGGGCCTCACCATGCTGGCCTCCATGCGCCTGTGTCCCAACGCCCCGGCTCAGTACGCCATTCAGGCCGCCCTCGGCGGACGGCAGTCGATCCGGGAGCTGGTCGCGCCCGGCGGGAGGCTGCACGAGCAGCGCGACCGGGCCTGGGAGCGGCTGAACGAGATCCCCGGCGTCTCGTGCGTGAAGCCGAAAGGCGCGCTGTACGCCTTCCCGCGCATCGATCCGAAGGTGCACCGCATCGTCGACGACGAGAAGTTCGTGCTGGACCTGCTGCTGCGGGAGAAGATCCAGGTGGTGCAGGGCACCGGCTTCAGCTGGCCGCGCCCGGACCACTTCCGCATCCTCACCCTCCCGTACGCCGACGACCTCGACGCGGCGATCAGCCGCATCGGCCGCTTCCTGAGCGGGTACCGGCAGTGA
- a CDS encoding winged helix-turn-helix transcriptional regulator translates to MPRQQQPAARPVRRRSYDQFDATARALDSVGDRWTLLIVRELLGGPRRYTDLHADLPGVSTDVLASRLKDMEQTGLALRRKLPPPSAATVYELTARGHGLLPVLAALAGWGAPALAERRPTDAVRAHWFALPLLGALAGLTRAGVLEVRLEEGQFHLRLGGGAGGALTAAEEVPAVYGYGPADRPDARIVLDAEVCLELARGGATLAEAVKDGRVEVIGEGSLAAELRGA, encoded by the coding sequence ATGCCACGTCAGCAGCAGCCAGCAGCACGCCCCGTCCGTCGCCGGAGCTACGACCAGTTCGACGCCACCGCCCGCGCCCTCGACTCCGTCGGCGACCGGTGGACGCTGCTGATCGTCCGTGAACTGCTGGGCGGGCCGCGCCGGTACACGGACCTGCACGCCGACCTGCCCGGCGTCAGCACGGACGTGCTGGCCTCCCGGCTCAAGGACATGGAGCAGACCGGACTGGCCCTGCGCCGCAAGCTGCCGCCCCCGTCGGCCGCGACGGTCTACGAGCTGACCGCGCGGGGCCACGGCCTGCTGCCCGTCCTCGCCGCCCTCGCCGGGTGGGGGGCGCCGGCCCTCGCCGAGCGCCGTCCCACGGACGCGGTGCGCGCCCACTGGTTCGCCCTGCCCCTGCTCGGCGCCCTCGCCGGGCTCACCCGGGCGGGCGTTCTCGAAGTCCGGCTGGAGGAGGGCCAGTTCCACCTCCGGCTCGGTGGGGGAGCGGGAGGCGCGCTCACGGCCGCCGAAGAGGTCCCCGCGGTGTACGGCTACGGCCCCGCCGACCGCCCCGACGCCCGGATCGTCCTCGACGCCGAGGTGTGTCTGGAGCTCGCGCGGGGTGGGGCGACCCTCGCGGAGGCGGTGAAGGACGGCCGCGTCGAGGTGATCGGCGAGGGCTCGCTCGCCGCCGAACTGCGGGGCGCCTGA
- a CDS encoding AAA family ATPase — MQDVRGADVQGAGDVQGSGDAQSTAARLRAICDEVSDRFYERADVVRTLVVALLAGQHSLVLGPPGTAKSEIARELTGRVEGAAYWEILLSKFTAPTRMFGPVDVAALASGEYRQVYEGRATTAHVAFIDEIFKCSTAALNETLGYLNERIYHPESGGEPIRCPLIGAITASNELPTGEDTAAIYDRLLVRIEVGYLADPSNFAALVRSAVSRPAAPVRTTVGLTALQHAVTGSVPAVDVPDAIVDAVCALRAALRRKELVASDRRWRQAVRLLQASAYLDGRPAVAETDLTVLTHVLWDSPAQRPTVEREVLHLVNPDAKEALDLADALDELEAQLDAMAGQSREALSDWVIKKAHNKLATAGKRLEKLRAEAAGAGRSTAAIDRVTGRQRAVRARVLTEALGMDASMVQDRL; from the coding sequence ATGCAGGACGTGCGAGGTGCAGACGTGCAAGGTGCAGGGGACGTGCAGGGCTCAGGGGACGCGCAGTCCACAGCCGCCCGGCTGCGGGCGATCTGTGACGAGGTGTCGGACCGCTTCTACGAGCGGGCCGACGTGGTGCGCACGCTCGTGGTGGCGCTGCTGGCCGGGCAGCACTCGCTGGTGCTCGGCCCGCCCGGAACGGCGAAGTCCGAGATCGCCCGGGAGCTCACCGGCAGGGTCGAGGGGGCCGCCTACTGGGAGATCCTCCTGTCGAAGTTCACCGCGCCGACGAGAATGTTCGGTCCCGTCGACGTCGCCGCGCTGGCCAGCGGGGAGTACCGCCAGGTGTACGAGGGCCGTGCCACGACCGCGCACGTCGCGTTCATCGACGAGATCTTCAAGTGCTCGACGGCGGCGCTGAACGAGACCCTGGGCTACCTCAACGAGCGGATCTACCACCCCGAGAGCGGCGGCGAACCGATTCGCTGCCCGCTGATCGGCGCCATCACGGCGAGCAACGAACTGCCGACCGGGGAGGACACGGCCGCGATCTACGACCGGCTGCTGGTGCGGATCGAGGTCGGATACCTGGCGGACCCGTCGAACTTCGCCGCGCTGGTCCGCTCCGCCGTCAGCCGCCCGGCGGCCCCGGTCCGTACCACCGTCGGACTGACCGCGTTGCAGCACGCGGTGACCGGATCCGTCCCGGCCGTGGACGTCCCCGACGCCATCGTGGACGCCGTGTGCGCGCTGCGGGCGGCCCTGCGCCGCAAGGAGCTCGTCGCCTCCGACCGCCGCTGGCGGCAGGCGGTGCGGCTGCTCCAGGCGTCCGCGTACCTCGACGGCCGCCCGGCGGTCGCCGAGACCGACCTGACCGTGCTCACCCACGTGCTGTGGGACTCCCCGGCCCAGCGCCCCACCGTCGAGCGTGAGGTGCTGCACCTGGTCAACCCCGACGCCAAGGAGGCGCTCGACCTGGCCGACGCCCTCGACGAGCTGGAGGCCCAGCTCGACGCCATGGCGGGGCAGTCCCGCGAGGCGCTCAGCGACTGGGTCATCAAGAAGGCCCACAACAAACTCGCCACGGCGGGCAAGCGGCTGGAGAAACTGCGTGCCGAGGCGGCGGGCGCCGGCCGCTCCACCGCCGCCATCGACCGGGTCACCGGCCGTCAGCGCGCCGTCCGCGCCCGCGTCCTCACCGAGGCGCTCGGCATGGACGCGAGCATGGTCCAGGACCGGCTCTGA
- a CDS encoding uridine kinase — translation MRLEAITWERLAGELARYADGLSAADGGPWLALGIDGAPAARTGESAERLARELRLLGRAVLVISTEGFLRPASLRFEYGKRDPDAYADSWYDTGALWREVFGPLEAGGSGRVLPDLWDPVTDRATRSPYHSLPEGGVVVVHGPFLLGHWFPFALSVHLRLSPGALRRRTAEPERWTLPAFARYEDEVAPSDRADVVVRADDPSRPAWSGLPGSG, via the coding sequence GTGAGACTCGAAGCGATCACCTGGGAACGGCTGGCCGGCGAGCTGGCCCGGTACGCCGACGGGCTGTCCGCCGCCGACGGCGGGCCCTGGCTCGCGCTCGGCATCGACGGCGCGCCGGCCGCCCGCACCGGCGAGAGCGCCGAGCGCCTCGCGCGGGAGCTGCGGCTGCTCGGCCGTGCGGTGCTGGTCATCTCCACCGAGGGCTTCCTGCGCCCGGCGAGCCTGCGCTTCGAGTACGGGAAGCGGGACCCGGACGCGTACGCCGACAGCTGGTACGACACCGGGGCGCTGTGGCGCGAGGTGTTCGGGCCGCTGGAGGCCGGCGGATCCGGCCGCGTGCTGCCCGATCTGTGGGACCCCGTGACCGACCGGGCCACCCGTAGCCCGTACCACTCCCTGCCCGAGGGCGGGGTGGTCGTCGTGCACGGCCCGTTCCTGCTGGGGCACTGGTTCCCGTTCGCGCTCAGCGTCCATCTGCGGCTGTCCCCGGGGGCGCTGCGGCGCCGCACGGCGGAGCCGGAACGCTGGACCCTGCCCGCCTTCGCCCGGTACGAGGACGAGGTGGCGCCCTCGGACCGCGCGGACGTGGTGGTCCGGGCGGACGACCCGTCGCGCCCCGCCTGGTCGGGGCTGCCCGGGAGCGGGTGA
- a CDS encoding cupin domain-containing protein, translated as MTTHDQVPASFAVHIPDAELIPEPLDPAQIVSGDPVVTGKVLWESADGKQLRGIWQITPGVVTDTEANELFVVVGGRATVEVEGGATLEIGQGDACVLREGDRTTWTVHETLRKAYHISL; from the coding sequence ATGACGACACATGACCAGGTCCCCGCCTCCTTCGCCGTGCACATCCCGGACGCCGAACTCATACCGGAACCTCTCGATCCGGCGCAGATCGTCTCGGGCGATCCCGTGGTGACGGGCAAGGTGCTGTGGGAATCGGCCGACGGCAAGCAGCTCCGGGGGATCTGGCAGATCACCCCCGGCGTGGTCACCGACACCGAGGCGAACGAGCTGTTCGTGGTCGTCGGCGGACGGGCGACGGTCGAGGTCGAGGGCGGGGCGACCCTGGAGATCGGCCAGGGGGACGCCTGCGTCCTGCGCGAGGGCGACCGGACGACCTGGACGGTTCACGAGACGCTCCGCAAGGCGTACCACATCAGCCTCTGA